A single genomic interval of Candidatus Zixiibacteriota bacterium harbors:
- a CDS encoding protein-L-isoaspartate(D-aspartate) O-methyltransferase, with protein sequence MFTANRLRMLLLVAALLTLGGACQSEQPKSRDNLAQERRAMVKNQISSRGVSDQRLLEALHKVERHLFVPGEFRSHAYADHPLPIGEDQTISQPYIVALMTELLKLDGDEKVLEIGTGSGYQAAVLSELATRVFTIEIVKPLAARSAKLLDSLGYDNVTVKCGDGYAGWVEHAPFDRIIVTCAPPKVPAPLIEQLADSGRMVVPVGEFWQELVLIEKFGDEIRESNIIPVRFVPMTGDGVQKDD encoded by the coding sequence ATGTTTACAGCCAATCGACTGCGAATGCTATTACTGGTAGCGGCATTGTTGACCCTTGGAGGAGCCTGCCAATCGGAACAACCGAAGTCCCGCGACAACCTGGCCCAGGAGCGTCGGGCCATGGTTAAAAACCAAATCAGCAGCCGCGGTGTATCGGATCAACGCCTACTGGAGGCGCTACACAAAGTTGAGCGCCATCTTTTCGTGCCCGGAGAGTTCCGCTCGCATGCCTATGCCGACCATCCCCTGCCGATCGGTGAGGACCAGACCATCTCGCAACCATACATTGTGGCGCTGATGACCGAGTTGTTGAAACTGGACGGCGATGAAAAAGTGCTCGAAATAGGTACCGGGTCGGGATACCAGGCAGCCGTGCTGTCCGAGTTGGCCACCAGGGTCTTTACAATCGAAATCGTCAAACCGCTGGCTGCACGTTCGGCGAAACTGTTGGATTCGCTGGGCTACGACAACGTCACGGTAAAGTGCGGCGACGGCTATGCCGGATGGGTGGAGCATGCACCGTTCGACAGGATCATCGTGACCTGTGCTCCACCAAAAGTACCTGCCCCACTGATCGAGCAACTGGCCGACAGCGGTCGGATGGTAGTCCCGGTCGGGGAGTTCTGGCAGGAATTAGTGTTGATCGAAAAGTTCGGTGATGAAATCAGGGAGTCCAACATTATTCCGGTTCGATTCGTCCCCATGACCGGTGACGGAGTTCAGAAGGACGACTGA
- a CDS encoding insulinase family protein: MKGNSVRLFTIVGVMLLATTAFGFDFSILEETVSEHTLDNGLKIIVMERHEAPVASFVTFVNVGGVDDPKEYTGMAHMFEHMAFKGTTTLGTTDLDAELKAMAVEDSIWALLRAEKKKGLLADSARLAELQQAFDDAIDAANEYAVDNAFDHILEKEGGTGINAGTGKDQTSYIISLPSNKLELWMMMESERFINPVLRQMYRERNVITEERLQVLENNPIMRTIDAMASTAFSAHPYGISIVGHMSDIKNYNRKTAADFYARYYIPSNMILAIVGDVNPKEVFKLAKKYWGRIPYGDKPEPVATIEPQQKGEKTVTLGDPAQPLFAVAYHVPQGTHPDWPVIEAIADYLGSGRTSLLYKNLVKEKKIASNVGVFAGWPGNKYPCLAFAYVMPATDHTNEECEEQVFAEIERLKEELIPVEEVDKIKARAKAGFVRGLRNNLGMASQLAYFENAWGSWRDMFKELDRINSVTPEDIQRVAKEYFTTENRTIAKLNTVEG; the protein is encoded by the coding sequence ATGAAAGGGAATTCCGTAAGGCTGTTTACTATTGTCGGTGTGATGCTGCTGGCAACAACAGCGTTTGGATTCGATTTTTCCATACTGGAAGAAACGGTCTCCGAACACACCCTCGACAATGGCCTGAAAATCATCGTAATGGAGCGCCATGAAGCCCCGGTGGCCTCGTTTGTGACCTTTGTGAATGTCGGCGGTGTCGACGATCCCAAAGAATACACCGGTATGGCTCACATGTTTGAGCACATGGCTTTCAAAGGAACCACCACCCTTGGCACTACCGACCTGGACGCCGAGCTGAAAGCTATGGCCGTTGAAGACTCGATCTGGGCGCTGCTGCGAGCAGAAAAAAAGAAGGGCCTCCTGGCCGATTCGGCGCGACTGGCCGAACTACAGCAGGCCTTCGACGATGCTATCGATGCCGCCAACGAGTATGCCGTTGACAACGCTTTCGATCACATTCTGGAAAAAGAGGGCGGCACCGGTATCAACGCCGGGACCGGTAAGGACCAAACATCGTACATCATCAGTCTTCCCTCCAATAAACTCGAACTGTGGATGATGATGGAGTCGGAGCGGTTTATCAATCCGGTGTTGCGCCAGATGTATCGTGAGCGAAATGTCATCACCGAAGAACGGTTGCAGGTGCTGGAGAACAACCCGATCATGCGCACCATCGATGCCATGGCCTCGACCGCTTTCTCGGCCCATCCGTATGGCATCTCGATTGTCGGTCACATGTCCGATATCAAAAACTACAACCGCAAGACGGCGGCCGATTTTTACGCCAGGTATTACATTCCTTCGAACATGATTCTGGCTATTGTCGGCGATGTGAATCCGAAAGAAGTTTTCAAGCTGGCCAAGAAATACTGGGGCCGCATTCCATACGGCGACAAACCCGAACCGGTGGCCACAATTGAGCCGCAGCAAAAAGGTGAGAAAACTGTAACGCTGGGTGATCCGGCACAACCACTCTTTGCCGTGGCCTACCATGTGCCGCAGGGAACCCATCCTGACTGGCCGGTGATAGAAGCTATCGCCGACTATCTTGGTTCCGGTCGAACTTCGCTGTTGTACAAGAACCTTGTCAAGGAGAAGAAAATCGCCTCCAACGTCGGCGTCTTTGCCGGCTGGCCGGGGAACAAATATCCCTGCCTGGCCTTCGCATACGTTATGCCGGCTACCGACCACACCAACGAAGAATGTGAAGAGCAGGTATTTGCCGAAATCGAACGGTTGAAAGAAGAATTGATCCCGGTTGAGGAAGTAGACAAAATCAAAGCGCGGGCCAAAGCCGGATTCGTGCGAGGTCTGCGCAACAATTTGGGCATGGCCAGCCAGTTGGCCTACTTCGAGAATGCCTGGGGATCCTGGCGAGACATGTTCAAGGAACTCGACCGGATCAACAGCGTCACACCGGAAGACATACAACGCGTGGCCAAAGAGTATTTCACAACAGAAAACAGGACCATCGCCAAACTGAATACGGTTGAAGGTTAG
- a CDS encoding chemotaxis protein CheW — protein sequence MDTQVLEKTDNAFGEQTGELLQLVSFNIGSEEFGVDILKVQEINRMVEITRVPQAPHYVEGVINLRGKVIPIVDLRKRFNLEVKEYDKNTRIVVVDISGNIMGMVVDSVSEVLRLPSNTIEPPPEIVASINSEYIKGVAKLEDRLLIFLDLSKVIDVSEMSGITA from the coding sequence ATGGATACACAGGTCCTGGAAAAAACCGATAACGCTTTTGGTGAACAGACGGGTGAGCTCTTGCAACTCGTGTCGTTCAACATCGGTTCAGAGGAGTTCGGGGTCGATATCCTGAAGGTACAGGAGATCAACCGGATGGTCGAGATCACCCGTGTCCCGCAGGCGCCTCACTACGTCGAAGGTGTCATTAACCTGCGCGGCAAGGTGATTCCAATTGTCGACCTGCGAAAGCGGTTCAATCTGGAAGTCAAAGAGTACGACAAGAACACCCGGATCGTCGTTGTCGACATCAGCGGTAACATCATGGGTATGGTCGTCGACTCGGTCTCAGAAGTGCTCAGGTTGCCGTCCAACACCATCGAGCCGCCGCCGGAAATAGTGGCCAGCATCAATTCTGAGTACATCAAAGGTGTCGCAAAACTCGAAGACAGACTATTGATTTTCCTTGATCTGTCGAAAGTAATCGATGTAAGCGAGATGTCGGGTATTACAGCTTAG
- a CDS encoding S8 family serine peptidase, translating to MRSRLALSPVIAIVLVAIFTVNAMAGGAAQIKRPTPIKPVYKSLPAHDNTNELVFKLVEGIGQPEFDGNRFLRVTAEWDRLNNEILSHNKSTSCQPHIITAKADLDRLRAEGMRRVGHTLPDLTLYYRLTIADNATADDKLDLVRALNSLDIVEIAYFAPKPELANIETKIALTPVWEYSQWYLQPAPTGLDAYYGWSFAGGKGETVKMVDIEGNWVESHEDLHGGTDSWHIAGSKILDPGWWHHGTAVLGEVAADSNSFGMTGIAYNVDLGTVSIGSMSTASALTTATNNTVAGDIILIELHAPGPHYDFQSVSGQTGYVAMEYWQENFDAIVNASALGRIVVEAAGNGEENYDDQTIYNHFFDSTYRYSGAVMVGAGTLSHVPEWFTNYGERVDVHGFGSNVYTLGYGGLYGSDTTNYYTATFGGTSSASPIIVGACAILQGIHKQAHGRPLDYTEMHELLMNYSTPQAAHFKLIGPMPNLQGSCDQVVGVSFTADTTIGWAPLAVDFEASSGLTVDSWDWDFGDGNLDTGQTTSHTYLGPGMYDVSLEIQAGEETRSSTKSSYIKVLADSMIADTAEALPGEIVEIAVYGRNSIPINEIIVPVVYDGDMALTYDHFSTDSCRTDYFEVQSQVHFSPSTKKTTFKLQASSSGTAPDLPAGAGPIIRLFFQIDAGAQHTETTTIAIDGYSTRLPEFNGNILDYAPRTVGGLVKLCLSRGDMDGEIGITIADLVYMVDFMFNSGLPPFPMDLGDVDCSGAVDIADLVYMVDWMFSGGPAPCGC from the coding sequence ATGAGATCAAGATTAGCCCTCTCTCCCGTAATCGCAATCGTACTGGTTGCAATCTTCACAGTAAACGCAATGGCCGGCGGCGCCGCCCAGATCAAACGGCCGACCCCGATCAAACCGGTCTACAAGTCGCTACCGGCCCACGATAACACCAACGAGCTTGTTTTCAAGTTGGTCGAAGGAATCGGCCAACCCGAATTCGACGGCAATCGGTTTCTGAGAGTTACCGCTGAGTGGGATAGACTTAATAACGAAATCTTGTCGCACAACAAGAGCACATCGTGCCAGCCGCATATAATAACGGCAAAGGCGGATCTGGATCGCCTGCGGGCCGAAGGAATGCGCCGAGTCGGCCACACTTTGCCCGACTTAACGCTGTATTACCGGCTGACTATTGCCGACAACGCAACCGCCGACGATAAGCTTGACCTGGTGCGGGCGCTGAACTCTCTGGACATTGTGGAAATAGCATACTTTGCACCAAAGCCGGAGCTGGCCAATATTGAGACCAAAATCGCTCTAACACCGGTCTGGGAATATAGTCAATGGTATCTGCAGCCAGCCCCCACAGGTCTGGATGCATATTATGGCTGGAGCTTTGCCGGTGGTAAAGGGGAAACGGTCAAAATGGTCGATATCGAAGGCAACTGGGTCGAGTCGCACGAAGATTTGCACGGCGGCACTGATTCATGGCATATTGCCGGTTCGAAGATACTTGATCCCGGCTGGTGGCATCACGGCACGGCTGTGCTTGGTGAAGTGGCGGCCGACTCCAACAGTTTCGGCATGACCGGGATTGCTTATAATGTCGATCTGGGAACTGTCTCGATCGGTTCGATGTCCACCGCCAGCGCCCTGACCACAGCTACCAACAACACAGTGGCGGGTGACATAATCCTCATCGAGTTACACGCGCCCGGTCCTCATTACGACTTTCAGTCGGTCAGCGGACAGACCGGCTATGTGGCCATGGAATACTGGCAGGAGAATTTCGACGCTATCGTGAACGCCTCGGCGTTGGGTCGAATCGTCGTTGAAGCAGCCGGTAACGGCGAGGAAAACTACGACGATCAAACTATTTACAATCATTTCTTCGACTCCACCTACAGGTACTCAGGAGCCGTGATGGTTGGCGCTGGTACTTTGAGCCATGTACCGGAATGGTTCACCAACTATGGAGAGCGAGTCGATGTCCATGGTTTCGGGTCCAATGTCTACACGCTTGGCTATGGCGGCCTGTACGGCAGCGACACCACGAATTACTATACCGCAACCTTTGGCGGTACTTCCAGCGCTTCGCCGATCATAGTCGGCGCCTGCGCCATCTTGCAGGGAATACATAAACAAGCCCACGGTCGACCGCTGGACTATACCGAGATGCACGAACTTCTGATGAACTACTCAACACCACAAGCAGCGCACTTCAAGCTTATCGGTCCCATGCCGAACTTACAGGGGTCGTGCGATCAGGTGGTTGGCGTCTCTTTTACGGCCGATACCACTATCGGTTGGGCGCCGCTGGCCGTTGATTTCGAAGCATCATCGGGACTGACTGTGGACAGCTGGGATTGGGATTTTGGCGACGGCAATCTGGACACCGGTCAAACCACCAGCCACACATACTTAGGACCCGGCATGTATGACGTGAGTCTTGAGATACAGGCCGGCGAGGAAACTCGTTCATCGACCAAGAGCAGCTATATAAAAGTGCTCGCCGACTCGATGATTGCCGATACTGCCGAAGCATTGCCGGGCGAGATAGTTGAAATCGCAGTCTATGGGCGCAACAGCATCCCGATCAATGAGATCATAGTTCCGGTAGTGTACGATGGCGATATGGCCCTCACTTATGATCATTTTTCGACTGATAGCTGCCGGACCGACTACTTTGAGGTCCAAAGTCAGGTACATTTCAGCCCGTCCACCAAGAAAACGACTTTCAAGCTGCAAGCCTCGTCCTCGGGCACTGCACCCGATCTGCCGGCCGGCGCCGGTCCGATAATAAGGCTCTTTTTCCAGATCGATGCCGGAGCTCAACATACGGAGACCACGACCATAGCCATAGACGGCTACTCCACTCGCCTGCCGGAATTCAACGGCAACATACTGGACTATGCCCCTCGCACGGTAGGCGGCCTGGTCAAGCTGTGTTTGTCTCGTGGCGACATGGACGGCGAGATCGGAATCACCATTGCTGATTTGGTCTACATGGTGGACTTCATGTTCAACAGCGGTCTGCCGCCCTTTCCTATGGACTTAGGAGATGTGGACTGCTCAGGCGCCGTCGATATTGCCGATCTGGTCTACATGGTCGACTGGATGTTCAGCGGTGGCCCGGCACCTTGTGGCTGTTAG
- a CDS encoding insulinase family protein — MKTRKLALTVILGAFLLILVASGVWAQDVDKLKFPKLNKLEIPQTEKVTLDNGIRLYFLEDKSLPLFNVRVRMNVGSYLDPFDKVGLASICGSTMRTGGTQKWTGDEIDEMLEGIGGSVEVGIDDISGSAGISVLSEYSDLALEVLAEVLRRPVFDQDKIDLSKMQERSGVSRRNDNPGGVALREWRKLVYGPDSPFSRHTEYASIEAIARDDLVNFHKAYVAPENMQMAIIGDYDRDAVMALLDQYFGDWAQSGVPVPPLPKVDYNWRSKVYYVEKPEAAQSYVRIGHLGGLVTDDDYADKIVMNAILGGGFGSRLTDAVRTQMGLAYSVGGRYISNIAYPGYFFAVGSTGPENTVKAAKEMIKQIKSMQTRGPSEEEMQKGKDGYLNSFVFNFDTKQEVVTRMMTYDFYGLPEDFLQQEKEGVEKVTPEDVMEAAKRNLHPDSMMVLVVGNGEAFDEPLESLGLGPVDTLDITIPPAVEESQVVITPESLERGKGLLDQAVAATGGLDNLKAVQSVHQKGTMTLVMGPQEMPVGVKTIEVLPDKHRNEMNLMGRNIFEVRNGDVGWKTNPMTGELAEMSGDEIAKDDESVARNLINILSHADNPYYQAVYNGDGEVAGTAVDWVAIMGADGEAICQLALDAADHHLVGQKYWGESMTGEGMLEEAMSDYASVNGVQMPMKTVVTMDGQKVMQVVVSECVINGEVPADAFDKPTP; from the coding sequence ATGAAAACCAGGAAACTTGCCCTAACAGTAATCCTTGGCGCCTTCCTGCTGATCCTTGTGGCATCGGGAGTTTGGGCGCAGGATGTCGACAAACTGAAATTCCCCAAGCTGAACAAGCTGGAGATACCTCAGACAGAGAAGGTAACGCTGGACAACGGTATTCGATTGTACTTCCTCGAAGACAAATCGTTGCCGCTGTTCAATGTCCGAGTTCGCATGAACGTCGGTAGCTATCTTGATCCGTTCGACAAAGTAGGTCTGGCCTCTATCTGCGGTTCAACCATGCGCACCGGCGGTACTCAAAAATGGACCGGCGACGAGATTGACGAGATGCTGGAAGGGATCGGCGGCTCGGTCGAAGTCGGTATCGACGACATTTCGGGAAGTGCCGGAATCAGCGTTCTCAGTGAATACTCCGACCTGGCGCTGGAAGTGCTGGCCGAAGTGTTGCGTCGTCCGGTGTTCGATCAGGACAAGATCGACTTGTCCAAGATGCAGGAACGTTCCGGAGTCTCGCGACGCAACGACAATCCCGGCGGCGTGGCGCTCAGAGAATGGCGCAAACTGGTCTACGGCCCGGACTCACCCTTCAGCCGTCACACTGAGTATGCCTCGATTGAGGCCATCGCACGGGACGATCTTGTCAACTTCCACAAGGCCTATGTCGCCCCTGAAAACATGCAGATGGCCATTATCGGCGATTATGATCGTGACGCCGTTATGGCCCTGCTCGATCAGTACTTCGGTGACTGGGCTCAGTCCGGTGTACCGGTGCCGCCTCTGCCGAAAGTAGATTACAACTGGCGCTCCAAAGTCTACTATGTCGAGAAGCCGGAAGCGGCCCAGTCTTATGTCCGTATCGGGCACCTCGGTGGTTTGGTGACGGATGACGATTACGCCGACAAAATCGTGATGAATGCGATTTTGGGCGGAGGGTTCGGTAGTCGCCTGACAGATGCCGTGCGCACCCAGATGGGTCTCGCTTACTCGGTAGGCGGTCGTTATATCTCAAACATCGCTTACCCCGGATACTTCTTTGCCGTCGGTTCCACCGGCCCGGAGAACACGGTCAAAGCGGCCAAAGAGATGATTAAGCAGATCAAATCGATGCAGACTCGCGGACCGTCGGAAGAAGAGATGCAGAAAGGTAAGGACGGATACCTCAATTCGTTCGTGTTCAACTTCGACACCAAGCAGGAAGTTGTGACGCGGATGATGACCTACGATTTCTATGGTCTTCCCGAAGATTTCCTCCAACAGGAAAAAGAAGGCGTCGAGAAGGTGACACCCGAAGATGTTATGGAAGCAGCCAAACGCAACCTGCATCCGGATTCGATGATGGTTCTGGTGGTCGGCAACGGCGAGGCTTTCGACGAGCCGCTGGAGTCGCTGGGTTTGGGCCCGGTTGATACCCTTGATATCACCATACCGCCCGCCGTAGAGGAAAGCCAGGTGGTCATCACACCTGAGTCTCTGGAACGCGGCAAGGGTCTTCTGGATCAAGCGGTGGCGGCAACAGGCGGACTGGACAATCTCAAAGCTGTCCAATCTGTGCATCAGAAGGGCACCATGACACTCGTCATGGGTCCTCAGGAAATGCCGGTCGGGGTAAAGACGATTGAAGTCCTGCCCGACAAACATCGCAACGAGATGAATCTGATGGGCCGAAATATCTTTGAAGTTCGCAACGGTGACGTTGGATGGAAGACCAATCCGATGACCGGCGAACTGGCTGAGATGTCCGGCGATGAGATTGCCAAAGATGACGAGAGTGTTGCCCGCAATCTTATCAATATTCTCTCCCATGCGGACAACCCCTATTACCAGGCAGTGTACAACGGCGACGGCGAGGTGGCCGGAACGGCTGTTGACTGGGTCGCGATCATGGGGGCCGACGGAGAAGCGATATGCCAGCTTGCACTGGACGCCGCCGATCATCATCTGGTTGGGCAGAAATACTGGGGTGAGTCGATGACCGGTGAAGGCATGCTCGAAGAAGCCATGTCGGACTATGCCAGCGTCAACGGCGTCCAGATGCCGATGAAGACCGTGGTGACCATGGACGGTCAGAAGGTCATGCAGGTCGTGGTTTCGGAGTGCGTGATCAATGGCGAAGTGCCTGCCGACGCCTTCGACAAGCCTACGCCGTAG
- a CDS encoding MFS transporter — MVKRSLEFIRQFDRNLWVLAFGWLVGAMGFSASMPFISIYFHSEFDFSMTEIGLFFGVMTIVRSLCQLIGGEVSDRLPRSWMLVYSQLFRAVSFGLIAISIYFDWGFWAVALSLLVSVVFGAVFHPVANALVSDLLPQEKRLEGYAITRAAGNLGWAVGPAIGGFLVAASYDILFSISALITFVSAVIFWAMLRIPKAISPLDRFRISDMIAIRKDPWLARHSMLVFLLYLVVAQLIVPFSVYAVEITSAISKMQLGYLFTLNGLMVVALQIPITRLLARFSLAAQMAQGAFLYAVGYSLIGWMVGFEYFAFAIVIVTLGEMAMSPPSLTMTSRLAPEGRMGRYMGIYSFFVATGWSIGPLFGGIVLDLFESSPAMAWAVISGAALLSCLGYLWWRKGFVEKVG; from the coding sequence ATGGTAAAGCGCAGTCTTGAGTTCATTCGACAGTTTGATCGCAATTTGTGGGTGCTGGCTTTCGGTTGGCTGGTCGGCGCCATGGGTTTCTCTGCCTCAATGCCGTTTATTTCGATTTACTTCCACAGTGAATTCGATTTTTCGATGACTGAGATAGGTCTCTTCTTCGGCGTGATGACAATCGTGCGCTCACTCTGTCAGTTGATCGGGGGAGAGGTGTCCGACCGGCTACCTCGAAGTTGGATGCTGGTCTACTCGCAGCTGTTCAGGGCGGTGTCATTCGGTCTGATTGCGATATCGATTTATTTTGACTGGGGTTTCTGGGCGGTGGCGCTGTCGCTGTTAGTCTCAGTGGTTTTCGGCGCCGTGTTTCATCCGGTGGCCAATGCTCTGGTCTCGGATCTCCTGCCCCAGGAGAAACGACTTGAAGGATACGCCATCACTCGGGCCGCCGGCAACCTGGGCTGGGCGGTGGGGCCGGCCATAGGCGGCTTTCTGGTGGCTGCTTCTTACGATATCTTGTTTTCCATATCGGCCTTGATAACTTTTGTCTCGGCGGTAATCTTCTGGGCCATGCTTCGCATTCCGAAAGCGATCTCACCTCTGGACCGTTTTAGGATTTCGGATATGATCGCCATCAGAAAAGATCCCTGGCTGGCCCGCCATTCCATGCTGGTCTTTCTGCTGTACTTGGTGGTGGCGCAATTGATAGTTCCTTTCTCGGTTTATGCCGTAGAAATCACATCGGCCATCAGTAAGATGCAGTTGGGATACTTGTTTACTTTGAACGGCCTCATGGTAGTAGCTCTGCAGATTCCGATCACCCGACTTCTGGCCCGGTTCAGTCTGGCCGCCCAGATGGCCCAGGGCGCTTTTCTCTATGCCGTCGGATATAGTCTGATTGGATGGATGGTCGGGTTTGAGTATTTTGCCTTCGCTATCGTCATTGTCACTCTTGGCGAGATGGCCATGTCGCCACCTTCGTTGACGATGACCTCGCGGTTGGCGCCGGAAGGTCGTATGGGCCGTTATATGGGTATCTACAGTTTCTTTGTGGCCACCGGCTGGTCGATAGGCCCGCTCTTCGGCGGCATCGTGCTTGATTTGTTTGAATCATCACCGGCAATGGCCTGGGCCGTTATCTCCGGCGCTGCGCTGCTGTCGTGCCTCGGATATTTGTGGTGGCGAAAAGGCTTTGTTGAAAAAGTGGGATGA